From the genome of Halorussus caseinilyticus, one region includes:
- a CDS encoding endonuclease MutS2, which yields MELEAIPGVGSKTAAALSELDDPERALRTGDVAELASAPGITEGRAAAIARGAIRERHDDPGGFLATDRAEELYRDALDLLKDRTVTSYGEKRLETLYPSGVASRVEEVREFAERATDRDPGHEVLEALADVEPLADPRDVSVRDRCLATTDAERYTEAQQAIPELSVEVVEDTRDLADLARGYSTVVALDEEFAGVAVDGDVRVEPDALERPAEIVPERVLAFYAANRDCLRAAAEVHRTAGIDPPLDLDALESTLERVDSDGTVVGDDELDRLARAIDDLDAAVSTAESVANDELRSAIEERDVTVEGSDLLSLVEQGAGVDSLLSRELSDEYATAVEQAREELVDSLDLDSGEASVARRAFPEEPAFPVERDEEVVNRLREDLQAAKDRRATRRKRELAADLADRRADAEQLVRTALELDVELAVARFAEDFDCVMPEFGSDGAEASGFEIEGGRSPLLDVDFADVEPVDYDVSGVALLSGVNSGGKTSTLDLVALVTILAHMGLPVPAEDASVERFGELHYHAKTQGTLDAGAFESTLREFAGLATGGERTASHTDGSGGGADRLVLVDELESITEPGASAKIIAGILEELRGRDVTGVFVSHLAAEIREMADYDVPVDGIEAKGLEDGELVVNRSPVKNHLARSTPELIVEKLAGDSDGQFYDRLLEKF from the coding sequence ATGGAGTTAGAGGCGATACCCGGCGTCGGGTCGAAGACCGCGGCGGCGCTCTCGGAGTTGGACGACCCCGAGCGCGCGCTCCGGACGGGCGACGTGGCCGAACTCGCCAGCGCGCCCGGCATCACCGAGGGCCGGGCGGCGGCCATCGCGCGCGGGGCAATCCGGGAGCGCCACGACGACCCCGGCGGCTTTCTGGCGACCGACCGCGCCGAGGAACTCTACCGGGACGCGCTCGACCTGCTGAAAGACCGGACGGTCACGAGTTACGGCGAGAAGCGCCTCGAAACCCTCTATCCCAGCGGAGTCGCCTCCCGCGTCGAGGAAGTTCGGGAGTTCGCCGAGCGAGCGACGGACCGCGACCCCGGACACGAGGTGCTGGAGGCGCTGGCCGACGTGGAACCGCTGGCCGACCCGCGGGACGTGTCGGTCCGAGACCGGTGTCTGGCGACCACCGACGCCGAGCGCTACACTGAGGCACAGCAGGCGATTCCCGAGTTGAGCGTCGAGGTGGTCGAAGACACTCGTGACCTCGCGGACCTCGCTCGGGGCTACTCGACCGTCGTCGCGCTGGACGAGGAGTTCGCTGGCGTGGCGGTAGACGGCGACGTGCGGGTCGAACCCGACGCGCTGGAGCGTCCCGCCGAAATCGTCCCCGAGCGGGTGCTGGCGTTCTACGCCGCGAACCGCGACTGCCTGCGCGCCGCCGCCGAAGTCCACCGCACCGCGGGCATCGACCCGCCGCTCGACTTGGACGCGCTCGAATCGACGCTCGAACGCGTGGACTCGGACGGGACCGTGGTCGGCGACGACGAGTTGGACCGCCTCGCGCGGGCCATCGACGACCTCGACGCCGCCGTCTCGACGGCCGAGAGCGTCGCCAACGACGAACTCCGGAGCGCCATCGAGGAGCGCGACGTGACCGTCGAGGGGTCGGACCTGCTCTCGCTGGTCGAACAGGGCGCTGGCGTCGATTCCCTGCTGTCGCGGGAGTTGAGCGACGAGTACGCCACTGCGGTCGAACAGGCCCGCGAGGAACTCGTCGATTCGCTGGACCTCGACTCGGGCGAGGCGTCGGTCGCTCGCCGGGCGTTCCCAGAGGAACCGGCGTTCCCCGTCGAGCGCGACGAAGAAGTCGTCAACCGACTGCGCGAGGACTTGCAGGCCGCGAAGGACCGCCGGGCGACCCGCCGGAAGCGCGAACTCGCCGCGGACCTCGCGGACAGGCGGGCCGACGCCGAGCAGTTGGTCCGGACCGCGCTGGAGTTGGACGTGGAGTTGGCCGTCGCGCGATTCGCCGAGGACTTCGACTGCGTGATGCCGGAGTTCGGGAGTGACGGCGCGGAAGCGTCGGGGTTCGAAATCGAGGGCGGGCGCTCGCCACTCCTCGACGTTGACTTCGCGGACGTGGAACCGGTCGATTACGACGTGTCGGGCGTGGCGCTCCTCTCGGGCGTCAACAGCGGCGGGAAGACCTCGACGCTGGATTTGGTCGCGCTCGTGACTATTCTGGCCCACATGGGCCTGCCGGTGCCCGCCGAGGACGCCAGCGTCGAACGCTTCGGCGAACTCCACTACCACGCCAAGACGCAGGGGACGCTGGACGCGGGAGCCTTCGAGTCCACGCTACGGGAGTTCGCGGGACTGGCGACGGGCGGCGAGCGGACGGCGAGCCACACGGACGGTTCGGGCGGCGGTGCGGACCGCCTCGTCCTCGTGGACGAACTGGAGAGCATCACCGAACCCGGTGCGAGCGCCAAGATTATCGCGGGCATCCTCGAAGAGTTGCGCGGCCGGGACGTGACCGGCGTGTTCGTCTCGCACCTCGCCGCCGAGATTCGGGAGATGGCCGACTACGACGTGCCGGTGGACGGCATCGAGGCGAAAGGTCTGGAGGACGGCGAACTCGTCGTGAACCGCTCGCCGGTGAAGAACCACCTCGCGCGCTCGACGCCGGAACTCATCGTGGAGAAACTGGCGGGCGACTCGGACGGGCAGTTCTACGACAGGTTGCTGGAGAAGTTCTGA
- the tatC gene encoding twin-arginine translocase subunit TatC, producing MSGTGSSVVDEDTARAVNSGRETIGAMLSTAQEHLQKVFIVFLVGFVASFYALRSAGWPFLKSVTKAQMPPSLADSVDIIAVTPFDVILLQAKIGAIAGGVIALPVLLYYSRDSLRKRSWYPGAPIARWKIALLVLLALGLFVGGMLYGYGVFFPLMFKFLANNAITAGFETRYSIVKWTEFIAFLSLSFGLAAELPLAMSGLGYTGIVPYETFRDKWRYAIMGIFVFGAVASPPDPFTQIMWATPLILLYAFSLYLTKIVVTLKRGSERLSFAGVVRDDWIRILGVPALAFLLVRTFFTRVGVASVNAELPSKYALPTIGEAFGLPRTEAILVVSGAVALVTFVVAFLYYLTKALDAAASAAQAAGVSAPAAGAPGDIDLENLDAGGVRAARPKSSRT from the coding sequence ATGTCTGGGACTGGAAGTAGCGTCGTGGACGAGGATACCGCCCGCGCCGTCAACAGCGGCCGCGAGACTATCGGAGCGATGCTCTCGACGGCGCAGGAGCATCTCCAGAAGGTGTTCATCGTCTTCCTCGTCGGCTTCGTCGCCTCTTTCTACGCGCTTCGCTCTGCAGGGTGGCCGTTCCTCAAGAGCGTCACGAAAGCCCAGATGCCGCCGTCGCTGGCCGATTCGGTCGATATTATCGCCGTGACGCCGTTCGACGTTATCCTCTTGCAGGCGAAAATCGGGGCCATCGCGGGCGGCGTCATCGCGCTTCCGGTGTTGCTCTACTACTCCCGAGACTCCCTGCGCAAGCGGTCGTGGTATCCGGGCGCGCCGATTGCGCGGTGGAAAATCGCACTGCTCGTCCTGCTCGCACTCGGACTGTTCGTCGGCGGCATGCTGTACGGTTACGGCGTGTTCTTCCCGCTGATGTTCAAGTTCCTCGCCAACAACGCCATCACCGCCGGGTTCGAGACGCGCTACTCCATCGTCAAGTGGACGGAGTTCATCGCGTTCCTCTCGCTGTCGTTCGGTCTGGCCGCGGAACTCCCGCTGGCGATGAGCGGACTCGGCTACACCGGCATCGTCCCCTACGAGACGTTCCGGGACAAGTGGCGCTACGCCATCATGGGCATCTTCGTGTTCGGCGCGGTCGCCTCCCCGCCGGACCCGTTCACTCAGATTATGTGGGCGACCCCGCTCATCCTGCTGTACGCGTTCAGCCTCTATCTGACGAAAATCGTCGTGACGCTCAAGCGCGGGAGCGAGCGACTCAGTTTCGCTGGCGTGGTCCGGGACGACTGGATTCGGATTCTGGGCGTCCCCGCGCTGGCGTTCCTGCTCGTTCGGACGTTCTTCACCCGCGTCGGCGTGGCGTCGGTGAACGCCGAACTCCCCTCGAAGTACGCGCTCCCGACAATCGGTGAGGCGTTCGGGCTTCCGCGAACCGAGGCCATCCTCGTCGTCTCGGGTGCCGTCGCGCTAGTCACGTTCGTCGTCGCGTTCCTCTACTACCTCACGAAGGCGCTCGACGCGGCCGCGAGCGCCGCGCAAGCCGCGGGCGTCAGCGCGCCCGCGGCGGGCGCGCCGGGCGACATCGACCTCGAAAACCTCGACGCCGGTGGCGTCCGGGCGGCCCGCCCGAAGTCTTCGCGGACATGA
- the tatC gene encoding twin-arginine translocase subunit TatC: protein MSEDEAVGYAGEAMENDDAEKAQAILDRYDELHPDDEDGEAEADAAEAAAGAGAEAAGGDDGEDLNEATFPREPDRPSESSGNVFESTAAGMADAFTEDETTEEDIGGWFYDLRFIFESLTSKMFRIVAVFMAVLAGVFMFLYRGGIGLIREDFLSRLPAEVRPEMESGETVLNIVTLHPVEALVFEVKIATLLGAVAVLPLILYYAWPAMKERGLAAGDRRVFGLWSGTIAVGLVAGSALGYAIVAPTIISWLVGDAVRAEMIISYRVNNFFWLVFFTTAGIGLLADVPLSMWLFERSGLVSFDAMKDRWREVVIAVFAVAGLFTPDSLYTMFLIAIPISLSYLVGLGGLWVITLGGRR from the coding sequence ATGAGCGAAGACGAGGCCGTCGGCTACGCTGGCGAGGCGATGGAGAACGACGACGCCGAGAAAGCACAGGCCATCCTCGACCGGTACGACGAACTTCATCCGGACGACGAGGACGGCGAGGCCGAAGCAGACGCGGCGGAGGCGGCGGCCGGAGCGGGCGCGGAGGCCGCCGGTGGCGACGACGGCGAGGACCTGAACGAAGCGACGTTCCCCCGCGAACCCGACCGGCCGTCCGAGTCTTCGGGCAACGTCTTCGAGAGTACTGCGGCGGGCATGGCCGACGCGTTCACCGAAGACGAGACTACCGAGGAGGACATCGGCGGGTGGTTCTACGACCTCCGTTTCATCTTCGAGAGCCTCACGTCCAAGATGTTCCGCATCGTGGCGGTGTTCATGGCGGTTCTCGCGGGCGTGTTCATGTTCCTCTACCGTGGCGGTATCGGACTCATCCGCGAGGACTTCCTTTCGCGGCTTCCGGCCGAGGTCCGCCCCGAGATGGAGTCGGGCGAGACGGTGCTGAACATCGTGACGCTCCACCCCGTCGAGGCGCTGGTGTTCGAGGTCAAGATTGCGACCCTGCTCGGGGCCGTCGCGGTCCTGCCGCTAATCCTGTACTACGCGTGGCCCGCGATGAAAGAGCGCGGACTCGCCGCCGGGGACCGCCGCGTGTTCGGTCTCTGGTCGGGAACCATCGCAGTCGGTCTCGTCGCCGGGAGCGCGCTCGGCTACGCTATCGTCGCGCCGACAATCATCTCGTGGCTGGTCGGCGACGCGGTTCGGGCCGAGATGATAATCTCCTACCGGGTCAACAACTTCTTCTGGCTGGTGTTTTTCACCACGGCCGGAATCGGACTGCTGGCCGACGTGCCCCTCTCGATGTGGCTGTTCGAGCGGAGCGGACTCGTCTCGTTCGACGCGATGAAAGACCGCTGGCGCGAGGTGGTCATCGCCGTCTTCGCCGTCGCCGGACTGTTCACGCCCGACAGCCTCTACACGATGTTCCTCATCGCCATCCCGATTTCCCTCTCGTACCTCGTCGGATTGGGCGGCCTGTGGGTCATCACGCTCGGCGGGCGGCGGTAG
- a CDS encoding ribbon-helix-helix domain-containing protein: MTKISVEVPDELLDDLDAHVGEDGKFVNRSEAIRASVRKMLDVLDEIDERHGRLEDD, translated from the coding sequence ATGACCAAGATAAGCGTCGAAGTGCCCGACGAACTGCTAGACGACCTCGACGCCCACGTCGGCGAGGACGGCAAGTTCGTCAACCGGAGCGAGGCCATCCGCGCCTCGGTCCGGAAGATGCTGGACGTACTGGACGAAATCGACGAGCGCCACGGCCGACTCGAAGACGACTGA
- a CDS encoding winged helix-turn-helix domain-containing protein, whose protein sequence is MSTPRTEKASSEPLAENTVLTDVLGPHAKVSILVALLSENDRDLDPTDISRLAGIDRSTFYDHIDDLVAYGLVEKTRTVGNSQMYRIDRDNPAAEDLAQLEWDLLDCIPEE, encoded by the coding sequence ATGAGTACGCCACGGACTGAGAAAGCGTCTTCCGAGCCGCTAGCGGAGAACACCGTCCTCACGGACGTTCTCGGCCCGCACGCCAAGGTTAGCATCCTCGTCGCTCTCCTGAGCGAAAACGACCGTGACCTCGACCCCACGGACATCTCTCGACTCGCGGGCATCGACCGAAGCACGTTCTACGACCACATCGACGACCTCGTGGCGTACGGACTCGTCGAGAAGACCCGCACCGTCGGCAACAGCCAGATGTACCGAATCGACCGCGACAACCCCGCGGCCGAGGACCTCGCGCAGTTGGAGTGGGACCTGTTGGACTGCATCCCCGAGGAGTGA
- a CDS encoding DUF7282 domain-containing protein: MSRSAPPAAALVALLVASAVVPALSVGATPQSVAPTPASVTSHPQNGPQSLTCAVGVGSGLATAEDPDRNVSVSTWVAPGSADDELTDASAIADATSAGRVTPLDGDATVAPIDLAVHRIDLNGSAVGLLDRLGAQDRGSPTANFRALVREAGVEFEYSGPTACPPRLALNETVERGALRVVPDRRDGALFLVVDVGRAAYYALGSDTELAPDDRWDYGHHAVRLGLRKSSGLVAENVTAEAHYDVGETRAQFAAETEGLVRLSPGANATIRGRATVAPGTEIRVRLRPVEAPTGVLNATATVNRSRGFAARFDLSGVGDDALYAARMVEAERDEDYRRTTLVAVGNATGGTLFVGTPESEGLRIDDVSAATTDGGFVVVRNASGGIVGVSEFFGPGRRFPKPDLRPPIRSDQNASVTLYRDSNGNRTFDPADEPYRANGSVVRGIANVTIEGSPPEVPTTRTTTTLGMPERRTAAATETPEAPTRTAETPTSATETTDGDTTASTTRVPGFDSAAAVLALLASLVALRRR; this comes from the coding sequence ATGTCGCGCTCCGCTCCTCCCGCCGCGGCCCTCGTCGCCCTCCTCGTAGCGTCGGCCGTCGTCCCCGCGCTGTCAGTCGGCGCGACTCCGCAGTCGGTCGCCCCGACTCCGGCGTCGGTCACCTCGCACCCGCAGAACGGCCCGCAGTCGCTGACCTGCGCGGTCGGAGTCGGGTCGGGACTCGCAACCGCCGAAGACCCAGACCGGAACGTCTCCGTCTCGACGTGGGTCGCGCCGGGGTCGGCCGACGACGAGTTGACGGACGCGAGCGCGATTGCGGACGCGACTTCGGCCGGTCGGGTGACGCCGCTTGACGGCGATGCGACCGTCGCACCAATCGACCTCGCGGTCCACCGAATCGACCTGAACGGGAGCGCGGTCGGTCTGCTCGACCGCCTCGGCGCGCAGGACCGGGGGTCGCCGACCGCGAACTTCCGGGCGCTCGTCCGCGAGGCGGGCGTCGAGTTCGAGTACTCGGGTCCGACCGCGTGCCCGCCGCGACTGGCGCTGAACGAGACGGTCGAACGCGGCGCGCTCCGGGTCGTCCCCGACCGGAGGGACGGCGCGCTCTTTCTGGTCGTGGACGTGGGCCGGGCGGCCTACTACGCGCTGGGGAGCGACACCGAACTCGCGCCCGACGACCGGTGGGACTACGGACATCACGCGGTCCGCCTCGGCCTTCGGAAATCCAGCGGTCTCGTCGCGGAGAACGTCACCGCGGAGGCCCACTACGATGTCGGCGAGACGCGGGCGCAGTTCGCGGCCGAGACCGAGGGTCTCGTCCGCCTGTCACCCGGCGCGAACGCGACGATTCGGGGCCGTGCGACCGTCGCGCCGGGCACCGAGATTCGGGTCCGACTCCGGCCGGTCGAAGCCCCGACCGGCGTCCTGAACGCGACGGCGACGGTGAACCGTTCGCGCGGGTTCGCGGCCCGATTCGACCTCTCGGGAGTCGGTGACGACGCGCTCTACGCCGCCCGGATGGTCGAGGCCGAACGCGACGAGGACTACCGCCGGACGACGCTCGTCGCCGTCGGGAACGCGACCGGCGGGACGCTCTTCGTCGGGACGCCCGAGAGCGAGGGTCTCCGCATCGACGACGTGAGCGCGGCGACGACGGACGGCGGGTTCGTCGTGGTCCGGAACGCCTCGGGCGGAATCGTCGGCGTCAGCGAGTTCTTCGGACCCGGCAGGCGCTTCCCGAAACCCGACCTCCGACCCCCGATTCGGAGCGACCAGAACGCCAGCGTGACCCTCTACCGCGACTCGAACGGGAATCGGACGTTCGACCCGGCCGACGAACCGTACCGCGCGAACGGGTCGGTCGTGCGCGGAATCGCGAACGTCACCATCGAGGGGTCGCCGCCGGAGGTGCCGACGACGCGGACGACCACGACGCTGGGGATGCCCGAGCGACGGACCGCGGCGGCGACCGAAACCCCGGAAGCGCCGACCCGAACCGCGGAGACGCCGACCAGCGCCACGGAGACGACGGACGGGGACACCACGGCTTCCACCACGAGGGTCCCCGGATTCGACTCGGCGGCCGCGGTTCTCGCGCTCCTCGCGTCGCTCGTCGCGCTTCGACGGCGGTAG
- a CDS encoding ORC1-type DNA replication protein: MADDPEEGMLSWDESVFRNEHVFEIDYVPETFAHRESEMRSLKYALRPAARGSRPLNVIARGPPGTGKTTAVQKVFGELGAQTDVRTVRVNCQVDSTRYSVFSRIFEGIFEYEPPSSGISFKKLFRQITEKLVEEDEVLVVALDDVNYLFYEGEASDTLYSLLRAHEAHSGAKIGVIVVSSDLNLDVIEDLDGRVQSVFRPEEVYFPVYDREEIADILRERVERGFHEGVVSTEVLDEVAELTAESGDLRVGIDLLRRAGLNAEMRASRTVSLQDVEEAYEKSKYVHLSHSLQALSDSEIELLEVIAQHDGERAGDVYDAFHDQTGLGYTRYSEIINKLDQLDIIDATYTNVEGRGRSRQLSLRYEPDAVLNRLEGS; this comes from the coding sequence ATGGCAGACGACCCCGAAGAGGGGATGCTCTCGTGGGACGAATCCGTGTTCCGGAACGAACACGTATTCGAAATCGACTACGTTCCGGAGACGTTCGCCCACCGCGAGAGCGAGATGCGGAGCCTCAAGTACGCGCTCCGCCCCGCCGCCCGCGGTTCCCGCCCGCTGAACGTCATCGCCCGCGGTCCGCCCGGCACCGGCAAGACCACCGCCGTCCAGAAGGTGTTCGGCGAGTTGGGTGCCCAAACCGACGTGCGGACCGTCCGCGTCAACTGTCAGGTCGATTCGACGCGCTACTCGGTGTTCTCCCGCATCTTCGAGGGTATCTTCGAGTACGAACCCCCGTCGTCGGGCATCTCGTTCAAGAAGCTCTTCCGCCAGATTACCGAGAAACTGGTCGAAGAGGACGAAGTACTCGTGGTCGCGCTCGACGACGTGAACTACCTCTTCTACGAGGGCGAGGCCTCCGACACCCTCTACTCGCTCCTCCGGGCGCACGAGGCCCATTCGGGCGCGAAAATCGGCGTTATCGTCGTCTCCTCGGACCTGAACCTCGATGTCATCGAGGACTTGGACGGCCGCGTCCAGAGCGTCTTCCGCCCCGAAGAGGTGTACTTCCCGGTGTACGACCGCGAGGAAATCGCCGACATCCTCCGCGAACGTGTCGAGCGCGGTTTCCACGAGGGCGTCGTCTCGACCGAAGTCCTAGACGAGGTGGCCGAACTCACCGCCGAGAGCGGGGATTTGCGGGTCGGCATCGACCTGCTCCGGCGCGCGGGTCTCAACGCCGAGATGCGCGCGAGTCGGACCGTCAGCCTCCAAGACGTGGAGGAAGCCTACGAGAAGTCGAAGTACGTCCACCTCAGCCACAGCCTTCAGGCCCTCTCGGACAGCGAAATCGAACTGCTCGAAGTCATCGCCCAACACGACGGCGAACGCGCGGGCGACGTGTACGACGCCTTCCACGACCAGACCGGACTGGGCTACACTCGCTACTCGGAGATTATTAACAAACTCGACCAACTCGACATCATCGACGCGACGTACACCAACGTCGAGGGTCGCGGGCGTTCGCGGCAACTCTCGCTTCGCTACGAACCCGACGCGGTGCTGAACCGTCTCGAAGGGAGCTAA
- the tatC gene encoding twin-arginine translocase subunit TatC — MADESEATASNLTPAEDTGGSRETETLSNPAPTPDEPLEDEEMPLADHIEEMVKRLAVVIAVAGLVTAVALPFSERVINFLWYNIIPFDQLGDQARPRLYHPLALVLTELKVASLAGVIVALPVFVYETYLFMRPGLYPHERRYYLAAVPTSLVLAVVGVAFAFFLVLPAVFTYFISYTEGAAQLAFGLTKTFNLILMLMGYLAVVFQIPLFIMLAIMMGLTTRRWLADRRLLFWGGFLGVSFLFTPDPTGMAPILVTLTMITLFESTLFLLKWTGN, encoded by the coding sequence ATGGCTGACGAATCGGAGGCGACGGCCAGCAATCTCACGCCCGCGGAGGACACCGGCGGGTCACGAGAGACGGAAACGCTGAGCAATCCGGCCCCGACGCCGGACGAGCCGCTGGAAGACGAGGAGATGCCGCTGGCCGACCACATAGAGGAGATGGTGAAGCGACTGGCAGTCGTCATCGCCGTCGCGGGCCTCGTCACGGCCGTCGCCCTGCCGTTCTCCGAGCGCGTCATCAACTTCCTCTGGTACAACATCATCCCGTTCGACCAACTCGGAGACCAAGCGCGGCCGCGACTCTACCACCCGCTGGCGCTGGTGCTGACCGAACTCAAGGTCGCCAGCCTCGCGGGGGTCATCGTCGCGCTTCCGGTGTTCGTCTACGAGACGTATCTCTTCATGCGTCCGGGTCTCTACCCCCACGAGCGTCGGTACTACCTCGCGGCGGTGCCGACCAGCCTCGTGCTGGCAGTCGTCGGCGTGGCGTTCGCGTTCTTCCTCGTCCTCCCGGCGGTGTTCACCTACTTCATCTCCTACACCGAGGGGGCCGCACAGTTGGCGTTCGGCCTGACGAAGACGTTCAACCTCATCCTGATGCTGATGGGCTATCTCGCGGTCGTGTTCCAGATTCCGCTGTTCATCATGCTCGCCATCATGATGGGGCTGACGACTCGCCGATGGCTCGCCGACCGTCGCCTGCTGTTCTGGGGCGGGTTCCTCGGCGTCTCGTTCCTGTTCACGCCGGACCCGACCGGGATGGCACCGATTCTGGTCACGCTGACGATGATTACCCTGTTCGAGTCCACCCTGTTCCTCCTGAAGTGGACCGGGAACTGA
- the larE gene encoding ATP-dependent sacrificial sulfur transferase LarE: MATIEEKARAVREDLADREGVLVAFSGGVDSSVVAALAHDALGDDAVACTAKSETLPEAELDDSRRVADEIGVRHEVVEFSELDDTDFVVNDDDRCYHCRTMRLGKMFETAEELGIPVVCDGTNASDADGGHRPGLRAVEELDAYSPLLAHDIDKEEVRELADAYDLSVADKPSMACLSSRIPTGLEVTESKLSRVERAEALVRQWGFSQFRVRDHDGLARIEVGSDELDAALNPDFAAAARERLTELGFDHVTLDLHGYRTGSVSPEGDDEQAEETDEPVVENVFDSEYPTAE, from the coding sequence ATGGCTACTATCGAGGAGAAAGCGCGGGCGGTCCGCGAGGACCTCGCGGACCGCGAGGGGGTGCTGGTCGCGTTCTCGGGCGGCGTGGACTCGTCGGTCGTCGCGGCGCTGGCCCACGACGCACTCGGGGACGACGCCGTGGCCTGTACCGCCAAGAGCGAGACCCTGCCGGAGGCCGAACTGGACGACTCCAGACGGGTCGCCGACGAAATCGGCGTCCGCCACGAGGTCGTAGAGTTCTCGGAGTTGGACGACACCGACTTCGTGGTCAACGACGACGACCGGTGCTACCACTGCCGGACGATGCGCCTCGGCAAGATGTTCGAGACCGCCGAAGAACTCGGCATCCCGGTGGTCTGCGACGGGACCAACGCCAGTGACGCCGACGGCGGCCACCGGCCGGGTCTCCGAGCAGTCGAGGAGTTAGACGCCTACTCGCCACTTCTGGCCCACGACATCGACAAGGAGGAGGTCCGGGAGCTGGCCGACGCCTACGACCTCTCGGTCGCCGACAAGCCCTCGATGGCCTGTCTCTCGTCGCGGATTCCCACCGGACTCGAAGTCACCGAGTCGAAACTCTCGCGGGTCGAACGGGCCGAGGCGCTGGTCCGCCAGTGGGGATTCTCCCAGTTTCGGGTCCGCGACCACGACGGACTCGCCCGCATCGAAGTCGGTTCGGACGAACTCGACGCGGCGCTGAACCCCGACTTCGCGGCGGCGGCCCGCGAGCGACTGACCGAACTCGGCTTCGACCACGTAACGCTGGACCTCCACGGCTATCGGACCGGAAGCGTGAGTCCCGAAGGGGACGACGAACAAGCCGAAGAGACGGACGAACCCGTAGTCGAGAACGTCTTCGACTCCGAGTACCCGACCGCGGAGTAG